CTACACCCTTATATTTGCACAACGCTTTTAAGATATCTCTGATATCTACTTTTAGTTGGTTATAGATGATTTTTCTCCTATACTTGGGCGTAAATACTACGTGATACTTGCACATCCATTTTGTGTGTGCTAAGCTTTTGTCCATAGAAATTCACCT
This region of Anaeromusa acidaminophila DSM 3853 genomic DNA includes:
- a CDS encoding transposase, yielding MDKSLAHTKWMCKYHVVFTPKYRRKIIYNQLKVDIRDILKALCKYKGV